One genomic segment of Cygnus olor isolate bCygOlo1 chromosome 20, bCygOlo1.pri.v2, whole genome shotgun sequence includes these proteins:
- the TTC19 gene encoding tetratricopeptide repeat protein 19, mitochondrial isoform X2 has protein sequence MKGELAEAERVLHQALRLAHQSDDRRAIVYTYSMMANVAFMQGQLDNAEKLYKAAMSFLLAGDTKEDDNAVLEMSLKLASIYAAQKQHKLALAGYEFCILTLEEKIAKQKEMPEDVLSAEEKANTRLLLGMSLDSYARYLLNINQLPVAQKMYEKALQISKDVQGETHPQTVVLMNDLATVLDAQGHYDEAYSYVKKAAELAKETQHPEEHMVLNNLAAILMHKKDFLQARQVYKEALKQAEQKGDVASVQHIQEELAELAKRRKGST, from the exons ATGAAGGGCGAGCTGGCGGAGGCCGAGAGGGTTCTGCACCAAGCCCTGCGCCTGGCGCACCAGTCGGACGACAGGAGGGCCATCGTCTACACCTACAGCATG ATGGCAAACGTGGCCTTCATGCAGGGGCAGCTGGACAAT GCAGAAAAGCTCTACAAAGCAGCTATGAGCTTTTTGCTAGCAGGAGACACAAAGGAG GATGACAATGCAGTCCTCGAGATGTCCCTCAAGCTGGCCAGTATCTATGCTGCTCAGAAACA GCACAAGTTAGCCCTGGCTGGCTATGAGTTCTGCATCCTGACCTTAGAGGAGAAGATTGCCAAGCAAAAGGAGATGCCTGAGGATGTCTTGTCAG ctgaagaaaaagccaACACCCGTCTCTTGCTGGGGATGAGCCTAGACTCCTATGCTCGCTATCTCCTAAACATTAACCAGCTCCCAGTGGCCCAAAAGATGTATGAGAAGGCTCTGCAGATCTCAAAGGATGTTCAGGGAGAGACTCATCCACAG ACTGTGGTCCTCATGAATGACTTGGCAACTGTGCTGGATGCTCAGGGGCACTATGATGAGGCATACTCCTATGTGAAGAAGGCAGCTGAACTGGCAAAGGAGACTCAACACCCCGAGGAGCACATGGTGCTGAACAACCTGGCAGCAATTCTGATGCACAAAA AAGACTTTCTGCAAGCAAGACAAGTGTATAAAGAAGCTCTGAAGCAGGCAGAACAGAAGGGAGATGTTGCTTCTGTCCAGCACATCCAGGAAGAACTAGCTGAACTGGCCAAGAGGAGAAAGGGCTCCACCTGA
- the TTC19 gene encoding tetratricopeptide repeat protein 19, mitochondrial isoform X1, translating to MLAAGLRRALGVRRCPAGLPRARPSGARQERGGGTGPGPGPGPGPARWRWARPGPALGFLGALSLFPRDAEEDGEAAIVLLLKRAKLSTMKGELAEAERVLHQALRLAHQSDDRRAIVYTYSMMANVAFMQGQLDNAEKLYKAAMSFLLAGDTKEDDNAVLEMSLKLASIYAAQKQHKLALAGYEFCILTLEEKIAKQKEMPEDVLSAEEKANTRLLLGMSLDSYARYLLNINQLPVAQKMYEKALQISKDVQGETHPQTVVLMNDLATVLDAQGHYDEAYSYVKKAAELAKETQHPEEHMVLNNLAAILMHKKDFLQARQVYKEALKQAEQKGDVASVQHIQEELAELAKRRKGST from the exons AtgctggcggcggggctgcggcgggcCCTGGGCGTGCGGCgctgccccgcggggctcccccggGCCCGGCCCTCGGGAGCCCGGcaggagcggggcggcgggacgggaccgggaccgggaccgggacccgGACCCGCCCGGTGGCGGTGGGCCCGGCCAGGCCCGGCCCTGGGCTTCCTAGGAg CCCTCTCGCTCTTCCCCAGGGACGCCGAGGAGGACGGCGAGGCCGCCATCGTCCTGCTGCTGAAGAGAGCCAAG CTCAGCACGATGAAGGGCGAGCTGGCGGAGGCCGAGAGGGTTCTGCACCAAGCCCTGCGCCTGGCGCACCAGTCGGACGACAGGAGGGCCATCGTCTACACCTACAGCATG ATGGCAAACGTGGCCTTCATGCAGGGGCAGCTGGACAAT GCAGAAAAGCTCTACAAAGCAGCTATGAGCTTTTTGCTAGCAGGAGACACAAAGGAG GATGACAATGCAGTCCTCGAGATGTCCCTCAAGCTGGCCAGTATCTATGCTGCTCAGAAACA GCACAAGTTAGCCCTGGCTGGCTATGAGTTCTGCATCCTGACCTTAGAGGAGAAGATTGCCAAGCAAAAGGAGATGCCTGAGGATGTCTTGTCAG ctgaagaaaaagccaACACCCGTCTCTTGCTGGGGATGAGCCTAGACTCCTATGCTCGCTATCTCCTAAACATTAACCAGCTCCCAGTGGCCCAAAAGATGTATGAGAAGGCTCTGCAGATCTCAAAGGATGTTCAGGGAGAGACTCATCCACAG ACTGTGGTCCTCATGAATGACTTGGCAACTGTGCTGGATGCTCAGGGGCACTATGATGAGGCATACTCCTATGTGAAGAAGGCAGCTGAACTGGCAAAGGAGACTCAACACCCCGAGGAGCACATGGTGCTGAACAACCTGGCAGCAATTCTGATGCACAAAA AAGACTTTCTGCAAGCAAGACAAGTGTATAAAGAAGCTCTGAAGCAGGCAGAACAGAAGGGAGATGTTGCTTCTGTCCAGCACATCCAGGAAGAACTAGCTGAACTGGCCAAGAGGAGAAAGGGCTCCACCTGA